One Pseudomonas sp. AN-1 genomic region harbors:
- a CDS encoding EAL domain-containing protein encodes MYLSNFFEDADDELIGCIRCRDAKPLNLELKMAFQPIVDVEQRSVFAYEALVRGADGASAAQVLGAVKPDEMYSFDQTCRVLAIETAQRLGMQTYLSINFLPNAVYEPASCIRLTLAAARKVGFSPDRLIFEITESEKIRNPEHALKIIKDYRQRGFLTAIDDFGAGYSGLNLLADFQPHIVKLDMALTRDIDRDAVRRAIVAGVIGTCNALGCQIIAEGIERPEELDTLRSMGVSLFQGYLLARPALEALPEPDMRYC; translated from the coding sequence ATGTATTTATCAAACTTTTTCGAGGACGCTGACGATGAACTCATCGGATGCATCCGCTGCAGGGATGCCAAGCCACTTAATCTCGAATTGAAGATGGCTTTCCAGCCGATCGTCGATGTCGAGCAGCGGAGTGTGTTTGCCTACGAGGCGCTCGTTCGCGGCGCCGATGGTGCCTCTGCGGCGCAGGTACTGGGCGCGGTGAAGCCCGACGAGATGTATTCGTTCGATCAGACCTGCCGTGTGCTGGCGATCGAAACCGCTCAGCGCCTCGGCATGCAGACCTATCTGTCGATCAACTTCCTGCCCAACGCGGTTTATGAGCCCGCCAGTTGCATTCGCCTGACGCTGGCTGCTGCGCGCAAGGTCGGCTTTTCGCCGGATCGCCTGATCTTCGAGATCACGGAGTCGGAAAAGATCCGTAACCCCGAGCATGCCCTGAAGATCATCAAGGACTATCGGCAGCGTGGCTTCCTGACCGCCATCGACGACTTTGGCGCAGGCTATTCCGGCCTGAACCTTCTGGCGGACTTCCAGCCCCATATCGTCAAGCTGGATATGGCGCTGACGCGCGATATCGACCGCGATGCCGTGCGACGGGCGATCGTCGCTGGCGTGATCGGCACCTGCAACGCACTCGGTTGCCAGATCATCGCCGAAGGGATCGAGCGGCCCGAAGAGCTCGACACCTTGCGGAGCATGGGCGTTTCGCTGTTCCAGGGCTACCTGCTGGCGCGCCCGGCGCTGGAGGCGCTGCCGGAACCCGACATGCGTTATTGCTGA
- a CDS encoding EthD domain-containing protein, whose product MEKVVYVVWRDRQVNPEEFASRLRGEVAEQLLALGARGLQVNVADAAVEPAAGLRQANLQPLMDGSVSLWLDSAIAQFRRPFDAVIAGAVERLAAYLVTESVPIRNTRFPAVPGERTHGFAQLAFLTRPPRLTHEGWLDIWHNSHTQVAIDTQDNFQYVQNVVVRALTRGAPAIDAIVEECFPPAAMSDPQSFFDAPGDEEKFRRNLAAMMESCKRFIDYDKIDVLPTSQYLIARPGGA is encoded by the coding sequence ATGGAAAAAGTCGTCTATGTCGTCTGGCGTGATCGCCAAGTCAATCCCGAAGAATTCGCCAGCCGCCTGCGCGGCGAGGTCGCCGAACAGCTGCTGGCGCTCGGCGCCCGCGGCCTGCAGGTGAACGTCGCCGACGCCGCCGTCGAGCCCGCCGCCGGCCTGCGCCAGGCCAACCTGCAGCCGCTGATGGACGGCAGCGTGTCGCTGTGGCTGGACAGCGCCATCGCCCAGTTCCGCCGCCCGTTCGACGCGGTGATCGCCGGTGCGGTGGAGCGCCTGGCCGCCTACCTGGTCACCGAGTCGGTGCCGATCCGCAACACCCGCTTCCCGGCCGTCCCGGGCGAGCGCACCCACGGCTTCGCCCAGCTGGCCTTCCTCACCCGCCCGCCGCGCCTCACCCACGAGGGCTGGCTGGACATCTGGCACAACAGCCATACCCAGGTGGCCATCGACACCCAGGACAACTTCCAGTACGTGCAGAACGTGGTGGTGCGCGCGCTGACCCGCGGCGCGCCGGCCATCGACGCCATCGTCGAGGAGTGCTTCCCGCCGGCGGCAATGAGCGACCCGCAGAGCTTCTTCGACGCCCCGGGCGACGAGGAGAAGTTCCGCCGCAACCTGGCGGCGATGATGGAGAGCTGCAAGCGCTTCATCGACTACGACAAGATCGACGTGCTGCCGACCAGCCAGTACCTGATCGCCAGGCCGGGCGGCGCCTGA
- a CDS encoding SDR family NAD(P)-dependent oxidoreductase: protein MSCENRQVAVVTGASRGVGKGIALALGAAGMVVYVTGRSTTTSGSQLRGQVLPGSIQETAEAVTRAGGLGIPVACDHADDAQVRTLFEQVAREQGRLDLLVNNATFLHENLIDPGPFWEKPLELVGILDVGLRSAYVASYYAAPLLLAGGRGLIAFVSSYGAGCYMHGPAYGAQKAGCDKLAADMAVDLEGTGVAALSLWLGPQRTERTAIASEERADQYEAFLAQAETPEFNGRVIHALLDDPALASLSGQTLVTAELAPGYGISEEGGRLPPSYREQLGAPRVPHPARVI from the coding sequence ATGAGTTGCGAGAATCGCCAGGTCGCCGTGGTCACCGGCGCCAGCCGTGGTGTCGGCAAGGGCATCGCCCTGGCCCTGGGCGCCGCCGGCATGGTCGTCTACGTCACCGGCCGCTCGACCACGACCAGCGGCTCGCAACTGCGCGGCCAGGTGCTGCCGGGCTCGATCCAGGAAACCGCCGAGGCGGTGACCCGCGCCGGCGGGCTGGGCATTCCGGTGGCCTGCGACCACGCCGACGATGCGCAGGTCAGGACGCTGTTCGAGCAGGTCGCCCGCGAGCAGGGGCGTCTCGACCTGCTGGTCAACAACGCCACCTTCCTCCACGAGAACCTCATCGATCCCGGCCCGTTCTGGGAGAAGCCGCTGGAGCTGGTCGGCATCCTCGACGTCGGCCTGCGCTCGGCCTACGTCGCCAGCTACTACGCCGCGCCGTTGCTGTTGGCCGGCGGCCGCGGGCTGATCGCCTTCGTCTCCTCCTACGGCGCCGGCTGCTACATGCACGGCCCCGCCTACGGCGCGCAGAAGGCCGGCTGCGACAAGCTGGCCGCCGACATGGCGGTCGATCTGGAGGGCACCGGCGTCGCCGCGCTGTCTCTGTGGCTCGGTCCGCAGCGCACCGAACGCACCGCCATCGCCAGCGAGGAACGCGCCGACCAGTACGAGGCGTTCCTCGCCCAGGCGGAAACCCCCGAATTCAACGGCCGGGTGATCCACGCCCTGCTCGACGACCCGGCGCTGGCCAGCCTCAGCGGCCAGACCCTGGTGACCGCCGAGCTGGCGCCGGGTTACGGCATCAGCGAGGAGGGCGGCCGCCTGCCGCCGTCCTACCGCGAGCAACTGGGCGCGCCGCGCGTGCCGCATCCGGCGCGGGTGATCTAA
- a CDS encoding NADH:flavin oxidoreductase yields the protein MHNNKILPASPSPFSPLKIGPLTLKNRFIKSATNEGMARGGTPSKQLVRFHEAMAAGGTALTTVAYCAVSRDGRTFPDQITLDRDAVPHLRVLTDAVHRHGGAASAQITHGGCFTFLEELSTPRPLSASGGFNKVGIMSGRFLKQAMSEADMQRIAGEFAQAALLAREAGFDAVEIHMGHGYLLSQFISPLYNKRRDAWGGSLDKRLQFPSLVLRRVLDAVGRELAVICKYSVTEGAKGGHTAEDGAAVARILEREGAHLLVLSAGMNVESTTTLFGSSFPKENRVSVSNPIVRAAMTIQSFTEPKVEFRELYLLEHARKVRAAVSMPLAYLGGVKTAANVIQALGEGFEAVALGRGLIFDPEFVNKLAAGGAGATGCTSCNRCVAMMYTPGGTSCVLGPPGDAQLNAQPARS from the coding sequence ATGCATAACAACAAGATCCTGCCCGCCTCGCCGTCGCCGTTCAGCCCGCTGAAGATCGGCCCGCTGACGCTGAAGAACCGCTTCATCAAGTCCGCCACCAACGAGGGCATGGCCCGCGGCGGCACGCCCTCGAAGCAGCTGGTGCGCTTCCATGAGGCGATGGCCGCTGGCGGCACCGCGCTGACCACCGTGGCCTACTGCGCGGTGAGCCGCGACGGGCGCACCTTCCCCGACCAGATCACCCTCGACCGCGACGCCGTGCCCCACCTGCGCGTGCTCACCGATGCGGTGCACCGCCATGGCGGCGCGGCCTCGGCGCAGATCACCCATGGCGGCTGCTTCACCTTCCTCGAGGAGCTGTCCACGCCCCGGCCGCTGTCGGCCAGCGGCGGCTTCAACAAGGTCGGCATCATGAGCGGGCGCTTCCTCAAGCAGGCGATGAGCGAGGCCGACATGCAGCGCATCGCCGGCGAGTTCGCCCAGGCCGCCCTGCTCGCCCGCGAGGCCGGCTTCGACGCCGTGGAAATCCACATGGGCCACGGCTACCTGCTCAGCCAGTTCATCTCGCCGCTGTACAACAAGCGCCGCGACGCTTGGGGCGGCAGCCTCGACAAGCGCCTGCAGTTCCCCAGCCTGGTGCTGCGCCGCGTGCTGGATGCGGTGGGCCGCGAGCTGGCGGTGATCTGCAAGTACAGCGTCACCGAAGGAGCGAAAGGCGGCCACACCGCCGAGGACGGCGCCGCGGTGGCGCGCATCCTCGAGCGCGAAGGCGCCCACCTGCTGGTGCTCAGCGCGGGGATGAACGTCGAGTCCACCACCACCCTGTTCGGCTCGTCCTTCCCCAAGGAAAACCGCGTCTCCGTCAGCAACCCCATCGTCCGCGCGGCGATGACCATCCAGAGCTTCACCGAACCCAAGGTGGAGTTCCGCGAGCTGTACCTGCTCGAGCATGCGCGCAAGGTACGCGCCGCGGTGTCGATGCCGCTGGCCTACCTGGGCGGGGTGAAGACCGCCGCCAACGTCATTCAGGCGCTCGGCGAAGGCTTCGAGGCAGTGGCCCTGGGTCGCGGGCTAATCTTCGACCCCGAGTTCGTCAACAAGCTGGCCGCGGGCGGCGCCGGCGCCACCGGCTGCACCTCGTGCAACCGCTGCGTGGCCATGATGTACACCCCGGGCGGTACCAGCTGCGTGCTGGGCCCCCCCGGCGATGCGCAGCTCAACGCCCAGCCGGCGCGCTCCTGA
- a CDS encoding FAD-binding protein — translation MTQRDEPGSPHWHSPVRQPERVADAADVQWDDAADFLVVGYGGAGIAAALEAAEQGLEVLALDAYDGGGSTAMNGGVVYAGGGTAIQREAGVEDSVDDMFRYLKLETQGVVRDSTLRRFCEQSAQMIDWLSGHGVRFDSTLYAAKTSYPPQGYHLYHSDNTLLPRSVAVARPAARGHKVYSPPTSAPVGFGVRITDPLRERASRLGVRFMANSEVRQLIVDQDDNVVGVKVVQIPPGAAAAQFARLMQQAARFQLMLPASFPGSGITSGIALRYWRKAEALKSAHAVERRIRARHGVCLSSGGFIQNRPMANHYAPGYADSMPLGSLGDNGSGIRLGQSVGGAADRLGRISSWRFLNPPKAFAEAMLVNGRGQRYCDEMLYGAAIGQVMGDEQDGTGLLILDRALYRKAWHQVRKDDMLPFQRQPAILALLFASRKARTLDELARKCDLDPRVLEETVRDYNQAAAGWQADHFGKDQKDIHAIAEGPFYAIDVSIRSSLFPLSSMTVGGLRVDEDSGQVLRADDTPIGGLYAAGRTAIGLPSHLYISGLSAADCIFSGRRAAAHVARQRARQKDEVPATA, via the coding sequence GTGACCCAGCGCGATGAACCCGGTAGCCCCCACTGGCATTCCCCCGTCCGCCAGCCGGAGCGGGTGGCCGACGCCGCCGACGTACAGTGGGACGATGCCGCCGACTTCCTGGTGGTCGGCTACGGCGGCGCCGGCATCGCCGCGGCGCTGGAGGCCGCCGAACAGGGCCTGGAAGTGCTGGCGCTGGATGCCTACGACGGCGGCGGCTCGACGGCGATGAACGGCGGCGTGGTCTACGCCGGCGGCGGCACCGCCATCCAGCGCGAGGCGGGCGTCGAGGATTCGGTGGACGACATGTTCCGCTACCTCAAGCTGGAGACCCAGGGCGTGGTCAGGGACAGCACCCTGCGCCGCTTCTGCGAGCAGAGCGCGCAGATGATCGACTGGCTGAGCGGCCACGGCGTGCGCTTCGACAGCACCCTGTACGCGGCCAAGACCTCCTATCCGCCGCAGGGCTACCACCTGTACCACTCCGACAACACCCTGCTGCCACGCTCGGTGGCGGTCGCCCGGCCGGCGGCGCGCGGGCACAAGGTCTACTCGCCGCCCACCTCCGCCCCGGTCGGCTTCGGCGTGCGCATCACCGATCCGCTGCGCGAGCGGGCCAGCCGGCTGGGCGTGCGCTTCATGGCGAACAGCGAGGTGCGCCAGCTGATAGTCGACCAGGACGACAACGTGGTCGGGGTCAAGGTCGTGCAGATCCCGCCGGGCGCGGCGGCGGCGCAGTTCGCCCGGCTGATGCAGCAGGCGGCGCGCTTCCAGCTGATGCTGCCGGCCAGCTTCCCCGGCTCCGGCATCACCAGCGGCATCGCCCTGCGCTACTGGCGCAAGGCCGAGGCGCTGAAGAGCGCGCATGCCGTCGAGCGGCGCATCCGCGCCCGCCATGGCGTGTGCCTGAGCAGCGGCGGCTTCATCCAGAACCGGCCGATGGCCAACCACTACGCCCCCGGCTACGCCGACAGCATGCCGCTGGGCTCGCTGGGCGACAACGGCAGCGGCATCCGCCTCGGCCAGAGCGTCGGTGGCGCCGCCGACCGGCTCGGCCGGATCAGCAGCTGGCGCTTCCTCAATCCGCCCAAGGCCTTCGCCGAGGCCATGCTGGTCAACGGCCGCGGCCAGCGCTACTGCGACGAGATGCTCTACGGCGCCGCCATCGGCCAGGTGATGGGCGACGAGCAGGACGGCACCGGCCTGCTGATCCTCGACCGCGCCCTGTACCGCAAGGCGTGGCACCAGGTGCGCAAGGACGACATGCTGCCGTTCCAGCGCCAGCCGGCGATCCTCGCCCTGCTGTTCGCCTCGCGCAAGGCGCGCACCCTCGACGAGCTGGCACGCAAGTGCGACCTCGATCCGCGGGTGCTGGAGGAAACCGTGCGCGACTACAACCAGGCGGCGGCCGGCTGGCAGGCCGACCACTTCGGCAAGGACCAGAAGGACATCCACGCCATCGCGGAGGGCCCCTTCTACGCCATCGACGTGTCGATCCGCAGCAGCCTGTTCCCGCTGTCGTCGATGACCGTCGGCGGCCTGCGCGTCGACGAGGACAGCGGCCAGGTGCTGCGCGCCGACGACACGCCGATCGGCGGGCTGTACGCCGCCGGCCGCACCGCCATCGGCCTGCCCTCGCACCTGTACATCTCCGGACTGTCCGCCGCCGACTGCATCTTCTCCGGCCGCCGCGCCGCCGCCCACGTCGCCCGGCAGCGGGCACGCCAGAAGGACGAGGTCCCGGCAACCGCATAG
- a CDS encoding NAD(P)/FAD-dependent oxidoreductase, producing the protein MNDTAARPDLRVVVIGAGMAGILSGIKLREAGFANVTIYEKASRIGGTWRENTYPGLTCDVPSHAYTYSFEPNPDWSRFLPPGAEIQEYFERTVQKYRVDELIRFNEEIVRCEFVAGRWQLEMKSGLTDSADIVIAATGVLHHPSTPKLRGLDSFQGDLLHSARWNHDIPLDGRRIGIIGNGSTGVQIVSALASRAGKLKHFQRTAQWIFPVENPYYSEEQKAAFRADRALLKRMQNEETYLANVERFTNAVLDANSPEILEIEAIARDNLERSVSDPVLREKLRPTYRAACKRLIYSPDYYQAIQHPNAELVTDGIEYIEAGGVRTRDGQLHELDVLVLATGYKPDQFMRPMQITGRDGHTLEQAWAKGPTAYLAISIPEFPNLFMLNGPTGPVGNFSLIDIAELQWGYIAQLIELVRSGQCREVSAAQPALDAYDVARKDAARKTVFGSGCNSWYLDADGIPNTWPWSQQRFKDEMAGPKLEAFVLR; encoded by the coding sequence ATGAACGACACAGCAGCAAGACCCGACCTGCGCGTGGTGGTGATCGGCGCCGGCATGGCCGGCATTCTCAGCGGCATCAAGCTGCGCGAGGCCGGCTTCGCCAACGTGACCATCTACGAGAAGGCCTCACGCATCGGCGGTACCTGGCGCGAGAACACCTACCCCGGCCTGACCTGCGACGTCCCCTCCCACGCCTACACCTACTCCTTCGAGCCCAACCCCGACTGGAGCCGCTTCCTGCCGCCGGGCGCGGAAATCCAGGAGTATTTCGAGCGCACGGTGCAGAAGTACCGGGTCGACGAGCTGATCCGCTTCAACGAGGAAATCGTCCGCTGCGAATTCGTCGCCGGCCGCTGGCAGCTGGAGATGAAGAGCGGCCTCACCGACAGCGCGGACATCGTCATCGCCGCCACCGGCGTGCTCCACCACCCCAGCACCCCGAAGCTGCGCGGCCTGGACAGCTTCCAGGGCGACCTGCTGCACAGCGCGCGCTGGAACCACGACATCCCGCTGGACGGCCGACGCATCGGCATCATCGGCAACGGCTCCACCGGCGTGCAGATCGTCTCCGCGCTGGCCTCCCGCGCCGGCAAGCTCAAGCACTTCCAGCGCACCGCGCAGTGGATCTTCCCGGTCGAGAACCCGTACTACAGCGAGGAGCAGAAGGCCGCCTTCCGCGCCGACCGCGCGCTGCTCAAGCGCATGCAGAACGAGGAAACCTACCTGGCCAACGTCGAGCGCTTCACCAACGCGGTGCTCGACGCCAACTCGCCGGAAATCCTCGAGATCGAGGCCATCGCCCGCGACAATCTGGAGAGGAGCGTCAGCGACCCGGTCCTGCGCGAGAAGCTGCGCCCCACCTACCGCGCCGCCTGCAAGCGGCTGATCTACTCGCCCGACTACTACCAGGCGATCCAGCATCCGAACGCCGAGCTGGTCACCGACGGCATCGAGTACATCGAGGCCGGCGGCGTGCGCACCCGCGACGGCCAGTTGCACGAGCTGGACGTGCTGGTGCTGGCCACCGGCTACAAGCCCGACCAGTTCATGCGCCCGATGCAGATCACCGGCCGCGACGGCCACACCCTGGAGCAGGCCTGGGCCAAGGGGCCGACCGCCTACCTGGCGATCTCGATTCCCGAGTTCCCCAACCTCTTCATGCTCAACGGCCCCACCGGGCCGGTCGGCAACTTCTCGCTGATCGACATCGCCGAACTGCAGTGGGGCTACATCGCCCAGCTGATCGAACTGGTGCGCAGCGGCCAGTGCCGGGAGGTGAGCGCCGCGCAGCCCGCGCTGGACGCCTACGACGTGGCCCGCAAGGACGCCGCGCGCAAGACCGTGTTCGGCTCCGGCTGCAACAGCTGGTACCTGGACGCCGACGGCATCCCCAACACCTGGCCGTGGTCGCAGCAGCGGTTCAAGGATGAGATGGCGGGGCCGAAGCTGGAGGCTTTTGTGCTGCGCTGA
- a CDS encoding IS30 family transposase: MSYHELSIEERSNIQVGLLRGMSQRAIARMLNRSPSTICREIRRNRSAQGEYATQHAQRAMRERRMSCRPRQKLVPGNELFELVVHLLRKRFSPEQIAGKLRAMELPNFEDAYVCRETIYNAIYALPVGELRKELIICLRQGKTTRRPRSGGVDRRGQIPDMVSIHVRPPEIEDRVMPGHWEGDLIKGKANASAVGTLVERTSGYLMLVKMSDATATSAVEGFSAALNRMPLAARKSMTYDQGREMARHAEITQKTGVAIYFCDPHSPWQRGSNENINGLIRQYLPKGTDLSEYSQEQLDAIAYELNIRPRKRFGFKCPIEVITELMAKHHEAPASLQ, from the coding sequence ATGTCTTACCACGAACTCAGCATTGAAGAGCGCTCCAACATCCAGGTCGGTCTGCTGCGCGGCATGAGCCAGCGGGCCATTGCCCGAATGCTCAACCGCAGCCCCTCGACGATCTGTCGCGAGATCCGCCGTAACCGCAGCGCCCAGGGCGAGTACGCCACCCAGCATGCCCAGCGAGCGATGCGTGAACGCCGCATGTCCTGCCGGCCTCGGCAAAAGCTGGTGCCCGGCAACGAGCTGTTCGAGCTGGTCGTCCACCTGCTGCGAAAACGCTTTTCTCCCGAGCAGATTGCCGGCAAGCTCCGCGCCATGGAACTCCCGAACTTCGAAGACGCCTACGTCTGCCGCGAAACGATCTACAACGCGATCTACGCCTTGCCGGTCGGCGAGCTGCGCAAGGAGCTGATCATCTGCCTGCGGCAAGGCAAAACCACCCGCCGTCCGCGCTCTGGCGGGGTAGATCGACGTGGTCAGATCCCCGACATGGTCAGCATCCACGTGCGCCCACCGGAGATCGAGGATCGCGTGATGCCCGGCCACTGGGAAGGCGATCTGATCAAGGGTAAGGCCAACGCCTCGGCGGTAGGCACCTTGGTGGAGCGCACCAGCGGCTACCTGATGCTGGTAAAGATGAGCGATGCGACGGCGACCTCGGCTGTGGAGGGGTTCAGCGCGGCGCTGAATCGCATGCCGCTGGCGGCGCGCAAGAGCATGACCTACGACCAGGGACGGGAGATGGCACGCCATGCGGAGATCACCCAGAAGACCGGCGTGGCGATCTACTTCTGCGACCCGCACAGTCCCTGGCAGCGTGGTAGCAACGAGAACATCAACGGATTGATCCGGCAGTACCTGCCCAAGGGGACGGATCTGTCGGAATACAGCCAGGAGCAACTGGATGCGATTGCCTACGAACTGAACATCCGACCGCGCAAGCGCTTCGGCTTCAAGTGCCCCATCGAGGTCATAACCGAGCTGATGGCCAAGCATCATGAGGCACCTGCTTCACTCCAATAA